The following coding sequences are from one Chaetodon trifascialis isolate fChaTrf1 chromosome 24, fChaTrf1.hap1, whole genome shotgun sequence window:
- the adamts1 gene encoding A disintegrin and metalloproteinase with thrombospondin motifs 1 has translation MMLFLRVSIGLIAALCVGTAHSAWEESTVVPVRLDPKARFESETEPWRTLSAEEKEKEAEMREYRLDVFGKELILRLEPDQTFLAPGFVFHIVGSPESEPTQEPKNGAEPGCFFSGTVNGEEHSAAALNLCHGLRGGFYFQGEEYFIQPLNSSDFLGTEEDVHTIRRRGRAALAEEGSSKCGVNEDEERVPKNLEEEVRQGAANTDQTAHHRTRRFVSTPRYLEIMIVADQSMAEFHGAGLKPYLLTIMAVASRLYRHPSIHNSISLAVVKLLVVYEEERGPQVSSNAAMTLRNFCQWQRQHNPPSDRHPEHYDTAVLFTRMDLCGAHSCDTLGMADVGTVCDPDRSCSIIEDDGLQAAFTVAHELGHVFNMPHDDAQLCSGVNGAHWGSHMMASTLSNLDQQQPWSPCSALMVTTFLDNGHGQCLLDKPVKPQPLPQPLPGTVYDADHQCRLTFGEDSQHCPDLSTTCAALWCTVTTSNGLLVCQTKNFPWADGTPCGHDSYCLAGQCLTKSQAAKHQIPVNGGWGVWGPWGDCSRTCGGGVQYSFRSCDNPLPKNGGKYCEGKRIQYRSCNTETCPDTNGLSFREEQCLAHNDMSAQVSLGSGEGVEWVPKYAGVSPKDRCKLVCRAKGTGYFFVLKSKVADGTPCSPDSTTVCVQGQCVKAGCDRVIGSSRRFDKCGVCGGDGSTCKKVSGSLERARPGYQDVVTIPAGATHLDVKQRAPGNGRHDNSYLAVRRQDGTYLLNGDYKLMTMETDIALRGALLRYSGSSATLERIRSFAPLPEPLTIQVLSVGEAPRPRVKYSYFAPRPNNAASGSNNGGRRQSINAIREVGGAEWTLREWGPCSQTCGGGMQQREVVCLDPHGRPSRDCPEELRPLASRSCATQTCPSWLLGEWSACSKTCGRGFRKRQLRCMGHDGRTLTHDSCDPKDRPRPLLELCNQGAC, from the exons ATGATGTTGTTTTTACGCGTTTCCATTGGCTTAATTGCCGCTCTGTGCGTCGGCACGGCGCACAGCGCCTGGGAGGAGAGCACCGTGGTGCCGGTCAGACTAGACCCGAAGGCCCGGTTTGAGAGCGAAACCGAACCGTGGCGGACTCTCTCCgcagaagagaaggagaaggaggcggAGATGAGGGAGTACCGGTTGGACGTATTTGGCAAAGAGCTGATCTTGCGGTTAGAGCCTGACCAGACCTTCTTGGCGCCGGGTTTCGTCTTCCACATTGTGGGGAGTCCCGAGTCCGAACCGACACAGGAACCAAAGAACGGAGCCGAGCCGGGTTGCTTCTTCTCGGGCACAGTGAACGGAGAGGAGCACTCTGCCGCTGCGCTCAACCTGTGCCACGGACTGAGGGGCGGATTCTACTTTCAGGGTGAAGAGTATTTTATTCAGCCCCTTAACTCGAGCGACTTCCTTGGCACAGAGGAGGATGTCCACACGATCCGCCGGAGAGGTCGGGCAGCTTTGGCTGAGGAGGGAAGCTCCAAGTGCGGGGTCAACGAGGACGAGGAGAGGGTGCCAAAGAATCTGGAGGAAGAAGTCAGGCAGGGAGCCGCTAACACAGACCAGACAG CCCACCACAGGACGAGGCGTTTCGTTTCTACCCCTCGCTACTTGGAGATCATGATTGTGGCCGACCAGTCCATGGCTGAGTTTCATGGCGCCGGGCTCAAACCCTACCTGCTGACCATCATGGCAGTGGCGTCCCGCCTCTACCGCCACCCCAGCATCCACAACTCCATCAGCCTGGCAGTGGTGAAGCTGCTGGTGGTGTACGAGGAGGAGCGAGGCCCTCAGGTGTCATCTAACGCCGCCATGACCCTCCGCAACTTCTGCCAGTGGCAGCGGCAGCACAACCCACCGAGTGACCGCCACCCCGAGCATTATGACACCGCGGTGCTCTTCACCAGGATG GACCTGTGTGGAGCCCACTCATGTGACACTCTGGGCATGGCAGATGTTGGCACAGTCTGCGACCCTGACAGAAGCTGCTCAATTATTGAGGATGATGGGCTGCAAGCAGCATTTACTGTGGCACATGAACTGG GCCACGTCTTCAACATGCCTCATGATGATGCCCAGCTGTGCTCCGGGGTCAACGGTGCCCACTGGGGCTCCCACATGATGGCCTCCACCCTGTCCAACCTggaccagcagcagccatgGTCCCCCTGCTCCGCCCTCATGGTCACCACTTTCCTGGATAACGGCCATGGTCAGTGCCTGCTGGATAAACCGGTCAAACCTCAGCCGCTGCCACAGCCCCTGCCTGGGACAGTCTATGACGCTGACCATCAGTGTCGGCTGACCTTCGGTGAAGACTCCCAGCACTGCCCTGATCTGAGCACCAcatgtgcagctctgtggtgcACCGTGACTACATCCAATGGTTTGCTAGTGTGCCAGACTAAGAACTTCCCCTGGGCTGATGGAACACCATGCGGTCATGACAGCTACTGCCTGGCTGGTCAGTGTCTCACGAAGAGCCAAGCCGCCAAACACCAG ATTCCTGTGAATGGTGGCTGGGGAGTGTGGGGTCCCTGGGGCGACTGCTCTCGGACCTGCGGCGGAGGGGTGCAGTATTCCTTTCGTTCCTGTGACAACCCTTTGCCCAAGAACGGGGGCAAGTACTGCGAGGGAAAGAGGATCCAGTATCGTTCCTGTAACACAGAGACCTGCCCTGATACCAATG GCCTGTCATTCCGTGAGGAACAGTGCCTCGCCCACAACGACATGTCAGCCCAAGTGTCGCTTGGTTCAGGCGAAGGTGTCGAGTGGGTGCCCAAGTATGCTGGAGTCTCACCCAAAGACCGCTGCAAGCTGGTGTGCCGGGCCAAGGGGACTGGCTACTTCTTTGTCCTCAAATCCAAG GTGGCTGATGGCACACCCTGCAGCCCAGACTCCACCACAGTTTGTGTTCAAGGCCAGTGTGTCAAGGCTGGATGTGATCGTGTCATCGGCTCTAGCCGTCGCTTTGATAAGTGTGGCGTGTGTGGCGGAGATGGCTCTACCTGCAAGAAAGTGTCAGGCTCTCTGGAGCGTGCCAG gcCTGGTTACCAAGATGTTGTAACTATCCCTGCTGGCGCCACTCACCTGGACGTCAAGCAGCGTGCCCCAGGCAATGGTCGCCATGATAACAGCTACTTGGCAGTGCGTCGCCAGGATGGCACCTATCTGTTAAATGGTGATTACAAGTTGATGACCATGGAGACCGACATTGCCTTGCGAGGGGCTCTGTTGCGATACAGCGGCTCCTCTGCCACCCTGGAGCGCATCCGGAGCTTCGCTCCACTTCCTGAGCCCCTCACCATCCAGGTGCTGTCTGTGGGGGAAGCCCCAAGACCCCGGGTAAAGTACAGCTACTTTGCACCTAGACCCAACAATGCTGCCTCAGGGTCCAACAATGGAGGCCGCCGCCAGTCCATCAATGCCATCCGAGAGGTGGGTGGAGCCGAGTGGACCCTGAGGGAGTGGGGTCCATGCTCCCAGACCTGCGGAGGAGgcatgcagcagagagaggttgTGTGTCTGGATCCCCACGGTCGTCCCTCCAGAGATTGCCCAGAGGAGCTGCGTCCCTTGGCCTCAAGGTCCTGCGCCACCCAGACCTGCCCCTCCTGGCTTCTCGGAGAATGGTCAGCATGCTCCAAGACCTGCGGCCGAGGTTTCCGCAAACGCCAGTTGCGCTGCATGGGCCACGATGGCCGCACTCTAACCCACGACAGCTGTGACCCCAAAGACCGGCCGCGACCCCTGCTGGAACTGTGCAATCAGGGTGCCTGCTAA
- the LOC139352137 gene encoding A disintegrin and metalloproteinase with thrombospondin motifs 5, which produces MVRLLGALAEGMLWFRLLLLCVVELELGAGLSTLQGFYLPPANGSLLTPARRTDGVVRTIDRIYHGGGKVGYLVYLDGSRFQLDMERDESVLSHHFSPQYVLAMMGESPARLQRECAYRGTVDSNPESLAVFNLCGGGLEGFFAVSHARYTITPIIRAKGHEHDVRALQDSDAESALHVFTRERFSFEAMRDGRESCGTRDGRRGRRDSAGKRRRKGRGKGRRDREGVPGEGRDDHGRRWWSQLAKAPAPELGTRSKRSVSRARHVELLLVADDTMTKKYGKDLNHYLLTLASIASKLYGHASIENPIRLSVVKVTTVTEKEKGLEVTKNAAATLKSFCKWQNQQNPLDDDHQHHHDAAILFTRQDLCGHHSCDTLGMADVGTICSPERSCAVIEDDGLHAAFTVAHEIGHLLGLSHDDSKFCEERFGVNSDKRLMSSILTSIDASKPWSRCTSATITDFFDDGNAECLLDSPRQPLLGPEELPGQSYDAVRQCRLAFGPEYTVCPGMDVCSRLWCAVIRQGQMVCLTKKLPAVEGTPCGKGRICLQGKCVDKTRKRHYSASNHGSWSSWGPWGACSRTCGGGLQFAQRLCNNPPPRNNGRYCTGKRAVYRSCNVTPCPPSNKSFREEQCEVRNGPQTDPKGVKTFVEWVPKYAGVLPKDVCKLTCRAKGTGYYVVFSQRVVDGTECRPYSSSVCVKGKCVRTGCDGIIGSKLQFDKCGICGGDSTGCIRVVGNFTKKSKGYTDVVKIPAGSTHVKVRQHKAKDQTRYTAYLALRRPNGEYLLNGKFMISTSETIIPLNGSVLNYSGWSQRDEWLHSMGPGALQEALVIQILATDAKKPLDVRYSFFMPRRTAPQQPSAPLISNSKSTPVPSTTTASTTTRTTTTSSTTTSSSAPPVLVPGPPTAPGPSTPTLGPQWVTGSWMTCSRTCDTGWQSRTVQCKDQDGKLSKGCTLSYRPSAFKHCLVKKC; this is translated from the exons ATGGTGCGGCTCCTTGGTGCTCTGGCCGAGGGCATGCTCTGGTTTCGGCTACTGTTGCTGTGCGTCGTGGAGTTGGAGCTGGGAGCCGGGCTTTCCACACTCCAGGGTTTTTATCTTCCACCTGCGAACGGGTCGCTTCTCACACCTGCCCGGAGGACAGATGGGGTCGTGCGCACCATTGACCGGATTTACCACGGAGGAGGGAAAGTGGGGTACCTGGTGTACCTGGATGGGAGCCGGTTTCAGCTGGACATGGAGCGGGACGAGTCGGTGCTGTCGCATCATTTCAGCCCCCAGTATGTGCTCGCTATGATGGGGGAGAGCCCCGCGCGTTTGCAGCGAGAATGCGCGTACCGCGGGACAGTGGACTCCAACCCGGAGTCCCTGGCGGTGTTCAACCTCTGCGGAGGGGGTCTCGAGGGCTTCTTCGCCGTGAGTCATGCACGCTACACCATCACGCCTATCATCAGGGCGAAGGGACACGAGCACGACGTGCGCGCCCTGCAGGACTCGGACGCGGAGAGCGCGCTCCACGTGTTCACGCGCGAGAGATTCAGCTTCGAGGCCATGCGCGACGGGCGCGAGAGCTGCGGGACGCGCGATGGGCGCAGAGGACGCAGGGATTCGGCGGGGAAACGCCGGCGCAAAGGGCGTGGGAAGGGGAGACGGGACAGAGAGGGGGTCCCAGGGGAGGGCAGAGACGACCACGGGCGGAGATGGTGGAGCCAACTCGCCAAAGCGCCTGCTCCGGAGCTTGGCACGCGGAGCAAGAGGTCGGTCTCTCGCGCCCGGCACGTGGAGCTGCTCCTTGTGGCCGACGACACCATGACCAAGAAATATGGCAAGGACCTGAACCACTACCTGCTCACACTGGCCTCCATCGCCTCCAAGTTGTACGGGCACGCCAGCATCGAGAACCCCATCCGGCTTTCGGTGGTGAAAGTGACCACGGTCACCGAGAAGGAGAAGGGGCTCGAGGTGACCAAAAACGCCGCGGCGACACTGAAGAGCTTCTGCAAGTGGCAGAACCAGCAAAACCCGCTGGACGacgaccaccagcaccaccacgaCGCCGCCATCCTCTTCACCAGGCAG GACCTCTGTGGCCACCACTCCTGCGACACCCTGGGCATGGCGGATGTCGGCACCATCTGCTCTCCAGAGCGAAGCTGCGCCGTCATTGAGGACGACGGCCTTCACGCTGCGTTCACTGTCGCGCATGAGATCG GCCACCTGCTCGGTTTGTCCCACGACGACTCCAAGTTCTGCGAGGAGCGTTTCGGAGTGAACAGCGACAAGCGGCTCATgtcctccatcctcacctccatcGACGCCTCCAAGCCCTGGAGCCGCTGCACCTCGGCTACCATCACCGACTTCTTTGATGATGGCAACG CTGAATGTCTCCTAGACTCTCCTCGCCAGCCCCTTTTGGGCCCTGAGGAGCTCCCGGGACAGAGCTACGACGCTGTCCGCCAGTGTCGCCTGGCCTTCGGCCCCGAGTACACGGTCTGCCCGGGCATGGACGTATGTTCCCGGCTGTGGTGCGCCGTGATTCGGCAGGGACAGATGGTGTGTCTGACCAAGAAGCTGCCGGCCGTGGAGGGGACGCCCTGCGGGAAGGGACGCATCTGCCTGCAGGGAAAGTGTGTGGACAAGACCCGCAAAAGACACTACTCG GCATCCAACCACGGCAGCTGGAGTTCCTGGGGTCCTTGGGGTGCGTGCTCCAGAACCTGCGGGGGCGGGCTGCAGTTTGCCCAGCGTCTATGCAACAATCCGCCGCCACGGAACAACGGGCGCTACTGCACGGGCAAGAGAGCCGTCTATCGGTCCTGCAACGTCACACCATGTCCACCATCAA ATAAGAGTTTCCGGGAGGAACAATGTGAAGTGCGCAACGGTCCCCAGACAGATCCTAAAGGGGTGAAGACCTTTGTTGAGTGGGTGCCTAAGTACGCAGGAGTCCTCCCGAAAGATGTGTGCAAGTTGACCTGCAGAGCAAAAGGAACAGGATACTACGTGGTTTTCTCTCAGAGG GTGGTAGACGGGACAGAGTGTCGTCcttacagcagctctgtgtgcgTCAAAGGGAAATGTGTACGGACAGGCTGCGACGGCATCATTGGCTCCAAGCTCCAGTTTGACAAGTGTGGTATATGCGGAGGCGACAGCACAGGATGCATCCGCGTGGTGGGCAACTTCACCAAGAAGAG TAAGGGCTACACTGATGTGGTGAAGATCCCTGCGGGCTCCACCCACGTCAAGGTTCGTCAGCACAAGGCAAAGGACCAGACCCGATACACCGCCTACCTTGCCCTCCGACGCCCCAACGGCGAGTACCTCCTAAATGGCAAGTTCATGATCTCCACCTCCGAGACAATCATCCCACTCAACGGCTCTGTGCTCAACTACAGTGGCTGGAGCCAAAGGGATGAGTGGCTTCACAGCATGGGTCCTGGGGCCCTCCAAGAAGCCTTGGTGATCCAGATTCTAGCGACAGACGCTAAAAAGCCCCTGGATGTTCGTTATAGCTTCTTCATGCCCCGTCGGACAGCCCCACAGCAGCCATCAGCTCCCCTCATCTCCAACTCAAAGTCGACCCCTGTGCCGAGCACAACAACAGCCTCAACCACGACCagaaccaccaccaccagtagCACCACTacatcctcctctgctccccctgTGCTGGTCCCAGGGCCACCAACAGCCCCAGGTCCCTCTACCCCAACCCTAGGGCCCCAGTGGGTAACAGGGTCCTGGATGACCTGCTCTAGGACTTGTGACACTGGCTGGCAGAGCCGGACAGTGCAGTGTAAAGACCAGGACGGGAAACTGTCCAAAGGCTGCACACTAAGTTACCGCCCCTCTGCCTTCAAACACTGTCTGGTGAAAAAATGTTGA